The following proteins are co-located in the Rhodococcus opacus B4 genome:
- a CDS encoding zinc-binding alcohol dehydrogenase family protein produces the protein MSIRVDGPNEYRLDHCDVPAPGAGEVLVALDSAGICGGDLSHLRGRNAVAAYPTVLGHECAGRVSRVGPGTSLTVGQPVMVYPTTGCGRCRACRDGRINNCPSIRVFGLSDPRGCFSEEFVIPETQCVPVSDAVLDRFGALVEPLAVGVHVVRRGGVSAGDTALVVGTGAIGLATTLVARSRGVRVFGVDLYPERERPAVACGMSGFTTESADALEGWLRDRTESVDLVYDTVCSPESSRLALRVLAPGGRYVAIASAKPGHELTLDYSALYARELSVVACRNYVRQDFADAAGLLESGSVDASPLHTATFPLDEFGRAVEELESNGNRHVKVLLTSRKLLGTRPLLHGE, from the coding sequence TTGAGTATCCGGGTCGACGGTCCGAACGAGTATCGCCTCGACCACTGTGACGTACCGGCCCCCGGTGCGGGGGAGGTGCTCGTCGCTCTCGACTCGGCCGGGATCTGCGGCGGCGACCTGTCGCATCTGCGGGGCCGGAACGCCGTTGCCGCGTACCCCACGGTGCTGGGCCACGAATGCGCCGGACGCGTGTCGCGAGTGGGCCCGGGCACGAGTCTCACGGTCGGGCAGCCGGTGATGGTCTACCCGACCACGGGGTGCGGCCGATGCCGCGCCTGCCGCGACGGCAGGATCAACAACTGCCCGAGTATCCGGGTGTTCGGGTTGTCCGATCCGCGCGGGTGTTTCAGTGAGGAGTTCGTCATTCCCGAGACGCAGTGCGTGCCCGTCAGCGACGCGGTGCTGGACCGTTTCGGGGCGCTCGTCGAACCGCTCGCCGTCGGGGTGCACGTGGTCCGCCGCGGCGGCGTGTCGGCGGGGGACACCGCACTGGTCGTCGGGACCGGTGCGATCGGTCTCGCGACCACGCTGGTGGCGCGGAGCCGGGGCGTCCGGGTGTTCGGCGTCGACCTCTACCCCGAACGGGAGCGGCCCGCCGTCGCGTGCGGGATGAGCGGCTTCACGACCGAATCGGCGGACGCGCTCGAGGGCTGGCTCCGGGACCGGACGGAATCGGTCGACCTGGTCTACGACACGGTGTGCTCCCCGGAATCCTCCCGGCTGGCGCTGCGGGTCCTCGCGCCGGGCGGCCGCTACGTGGCGATCGCGTCCGCGAAACCCGGGCACGAACTGACCCTCGACTACAGCGCGCTCTACGCCCGCGAACTGTCCGTCGTGGCCTGCCGGAACTATGTGCGGCAGGACTTCGCCGACGCAGCCGGACTGCTCGAGTCGGGGAGCGTGGACGCGTCGCCGCTGCACACCGCGACGTTTCCGCTGGACGAGTTCGGCCGCGCGGTCGAGGAGCTCGAATCGAACGGCAACAGGCACGTCAAGGTGCTGCTGACGTCGCGGAAACTGCTCGGAACGCGTCCGTTGTTGCACGGAGAGTGA
- a CDS encoding family 1 encapsulin nanocompartment shell protein → MSDSSNLHRNLAPVTEAAWQQIGEEATRTFKRHVAGRRVVDVAGPFGYSYSAHNLGRVNPIKASDSRIRAQQRQVDPLVELRFPFTLSRAEVDDVARGSLDSDWQPVKDAAKAVAFAEDQSIFQGFDEAGIRGLGPSSDNPVLSLPEDPLLIPDAVASALSALRLAGVEGPYSVVLDADAYTAVSETRDEGHPVFHHLRDLITGDIIWAPAISGGYVLSTRGGDNQLTLGTDLSIGYDSHTADDVTLYLEETFTFASLTAEAAVVLAR, encoded by the coding sequence ATGAGTGATTCGAGCAATCTGCACCGCAATCTGGCGCCGGTCACGGAGGCGGCGTGGCAGCAGATCGGTGAAGAGGCCACCCGCACGTTCAAGCGCCACGTCGCGGGTCGACGTGTCGTCGACGTGGCGGGACCGTTCGGATACTCGTACTCGGCCCACAACCTCGGCCGGGTCAACCCGATCAAGGCTTCCGACAGCAGGATCCGCGCCCAGCAGCGGCAGGTCGATCCGCTCGTCGAACTCCGGTTCCCGTTCACCCTGAGCCGCGCCGAGGTCGACGACGTCGCCCGCGGTTCCCTCGACTCCGACTGGCAGCCCGTCAAGGACGCCGCCAAGGCCGTCGCATTCGCGGAGGACCAGTCGATCTTCCAGGGTTTCGACGAGGCGGGCATCCGCGGTCTCGGACCGTCCAGCGACAACCCGGTTCTCAGTTTGCCGGAGGACCCGCTGCTGATCCCCGACGCCGTCGCCTCCGCGTTGTCGGCGCTGCGACTCGCCGGAGTCGAGGGACCGTATTCGGTGGTCCTGGACGCCGACGCGTACACCGCGGTCAGCGAAACCCGCGACGAAGGCCATCCGGTGTTCCACCACCTGCGCGATCTGATCACCGGCGACATCATCTGGGCACCCGCCATCAGCGGCGGGTACGTGCTGTCGACGCGTGGTGGCGACAACCAACTGACCCTCGGCACGGATCTGTCGATCGGCTACGACAGCCACACCGCCGACGACGTCACGCTCTACCTCGAGGAGACGTTCACGTTCGCCTCGCTCACCGCCGAGGCGGCAGTCGTCCTCGCACGCTGA
- a CDS encoding Dyp-type peroxidase, translating into MPGPVARLAPQAVLTPPSPASLFLVLVAGPSDEDRATVCEVISGIDGPLKAVGFRELTGSLSCVVGVGAEFWDRVSASSRPAHLHPFVPLSGPAHSAPSTPGDVLFHIKAARKDLCFELGRQIVSALGSAATVVDEVHGFRYFDSRDLLGFVDGTENPTEDDASDAALIGDEDPDFRGGSYVIVQKYLHDMGGWGTLSTEEQERVIGRTKLDNIELDDAAQPSNSHVTLNSIVDEDGVEHEILRDNMAFGSLGEAEYGTYFIGYAKDPAVTELMLRRMFLGEPPGNYDRILDFSTAATGTLFFVPSRDVLESLGDAPAAAEPAPEDPAPAGASPYELSLKIGGLKGVSQ; encoded by the coding sequence ATGCCAGGCCCAGTCGCGAGATTGGCACCCCAAGCGGTCCTCACTCCGCCCAGCCCCGCCTCCCTGTTCCTGGTGCTCGTCGCCGGCCCCTCCGACGAAGACCGCGCGACGGTGTGCGAGGTGATCTCGGGCATCGACGGACCGCTCAAGGCCGTGGGATTCCGCGAACTCACCGGCTCCCTGTCCTGCGTGGTCGGTGTCGGTGCGGAGTTCTGGGACCGCGTGAGCGCATCGTCGAGGCCGGCGCACCTGCACCCGTTCGTCCCGCTGTCCGGACCGGCCCACAGCGCGCCCTCCACACCCGGTGACGTCCTGTTCCACATCAAGGCCGCCCGCAAGGACCTGTGCTTCGAACTGGGCCGCCAGATCGTCTCCGCGCTGGGATCCGCCGCCACCGTCGTCGACGAGGTCCACGGCTTCCGCTACTTCGATTCCCGCGACCTCCTCGGATTCGTCGACGGCACCGAGAATCCCACCGAAGACGACGCGTCGGACGCCGCACTGATCGGCGACGAGGACCCCGACTTCCGCGGCGGCAGTTACGTGATCGTGCAGAAGTACCTGCACGACATGGGCGGGTGGGGCACGCTGAGCACCGAGGAGCAGGAACGAGTCATCGGGCGCACCAAGCTCGACAACATCGAACTCGACGACGCCGCCCAGCCGAGCAATTCGCACGTCACCCTCAACAGCATCGTCGACGAAGACGGCGTCGAGCACGAGATCCTGCGCGACAACATGGCATTCGGCAGTCTCGGCGAGGCCGAGTACGGCACCTACTTCATCGGGTACGCCAAGGATCCCGCGGTCACCGAGTTGATGTTGCGGAGAATGTTTCTCGGCGAGCCGCCCGGGAATTACGACCGCATCCTCGACTTCTCGACCGCGGCCACCGGCACGTTGTTCTTCGTGCCGAGCCGGGACGTGCTCGAATCGCTGGGCGACGCGCCTGCCGCCGCGGAGCCGGCGCCCGAAGACCCGGCCCCGGCCGGGGCGAGCCCGTATGAATTGTCCCTGAAAATCGGTGGTCTCAAAGGAGTATCGCAATGA
- a CDS encoding MFS transporter yields the protein MGMTELGTERSTAVPHGSAGQQRRRVIKASAAGTVIEWYDFTLYGLAAALVFGPLYFPGAGSLAGTMAAFGTFAVGLGARPIGGLVFAHFGDRLGRKPMLLMTLLVMGASTTLIGALPTADSIGIWAPILLIVLRLFQGAGAGAEFAGAITMVTESTDSSRRALSSAYPGAAIYVGTGGATAIFALLTLMPDDLFLSWGWRIPFLASAVIVLVAGYLRLKVNETAVFEEAAQHGEVDRAPLVDAVRNHWRQILCGLALFSFVIPWAYVMQVFALSFVTKTLGVDSTQALIGLIVAEFCAIPVIIGFGRLADRIGRKPVLLSGAIFGIVFPFPMFMMLDTRSPWMVGLALILGICLVQGTTSGPGGALLSELFPTKIRWSGIAISREIPAAVVGGTIPLVATALVAVAGGTPWLVASYLMGLSVVGLIGIALLPETLGRSVGARTPVEAAS from the coding sequence ATGGGCATGACCGAACTCGGCACCGAGCGGTCGACCGCGGTGCCGCACGGGTCGGCGGGGCAGCAACGCCGCCGGGTGATCAAGGCGAGCGCGGCGGGAACCGTGATCGAGTGGTACGACTTCACGCTCTACGGTCTCGCGGCCGCCCTCGTCTTCGGGCCCCTCTACTTCCCCGGGGCGGGATCCCTCGCCGGCACGATGGCCGCCTTCGGGACGTTCGCCGTCGGCCTCGGCGCCCGCCCGATCGGCGGGCTGGTCTTCGCGCACTTCGGCGACCGGCTCGGCCGCAAACCGATGCTCCTGATGACCCTGCTCGTGATGGGCGCCTCGACGACGCTGATCGGGGCTCTGCCCACCGCGGACTCGATCGGCATCTGGGCGCCGATTCTGCTGATCGTCCTCCGCCTGTTCCAGGGTGCAGGCGCGGGCGCGGAGTTCGCCGGGGCGATCACGATGGTCACCGAATCCACCGACAGTTCCCGGCGGGCTCTCTCCAGTGCCTACCCGGGGGCCGCGATCTACGTCGGAACCGGCGGTGCCACCGCGATCTTCGCGTTGCTCACGCTGATGCCCGACGACCTCTTCCTGTCCTGGGGGTGGCGCATTCCGTTCCTGGCCAGCGCCGTCATCGTTCTCGTTGCCGGCTACCTGCGGCTGAAGGTGAACGAGACGGCGGTGTTCGAGGAGGCCGCCCAGCACGGTGAGGTCGACCGTGCACCCCTGGTCGACGCGGTCCGCAACCACTGGCGGCAGATCCTGTGCGGACTCGCGCTGTTCAGCTTCGTGATTCCGTGGGCCTACGTCATGCAGGTCTTCGCGCTGTCGTTCGTGACCAAGACCCTCGGGGTCGATTCCACCCAGGCCCTGATCGGGTTGATCGTCGCCGAGTTCTGCGCCATCCCCGTCATCATCGGCTTCGGCCGGCTGGCCGACCGGATCGGCCGCAAGCCGGTCCTGTTGTCCGGTGCGATCTTCGGCATCGTCTTCCCGTTCCCGATGTTCATGATGCTGGACACCCGGTCGCCGTGGATGGTCGGGCTGGCACTGATCCTCGGCATCTGCCTCGTCCAGGGCACGACGTCCGGACCGGGCGGCGCGCTGCTCTCCGAACTGTTCCCCACCAAGATCCGGTGGAGCGGCATCGCGATCTCCCGGGAGATCCCGGCCGCGGTGGTCGGCGGCACCATCCCGCTGGTCGCCACCGCCCTCGTCGCGGTTGCCGGCGGAACGCCCTGGCTGGTCGCGAGCTATCTCATGGGGCTGAGCGTGGTCGGTCTGATCGGCATCGCCCTGCTCCCCGAGACTCTCGGGCGGAGCGTGGGTGCACGCACCCCCGTCGAGGCGGCATCGTGA
- a CDS encoding Gfo/Idh/MocA family protein, translated as MTRRVVVVGAGLASAAHLTALRAVGADVVGVVTRDEKRAAAAHRLAPQARILPGLDAAAALDADTAVVVTPPSSHLTVASALAERGLDLVIDKPLAASLPDAQAIVEMAERTGVRAAVTLQHRYKEAARRARQLLADGAIGTLRSATVTAALWRPDSYYGEAGRGTWDRDGGGVLITQAIHTLDLYLSLTGPARRVVAAASTSRGRLEAEDTIHLLIDQGSHAASVTASTAAWPGGAETIHLFGDAGQLRLVGDSLIRIGDGEHMLVGGSVDASGPDPLSMTAWFRSLYEDVFTSWAAGTAPLCDAGSGLPVQSVIDAAYRSATAGTMPEIVSEERENACQS; from the coding sequence GTGACCCGTCGTGTCGTGGTGGTCGGCGCCGGTCTCGCGAGCGCCGCGCACCTCACGGCCCTGCGGGCGGTCGGCGCCGACGTGGTCGGTGTGGTGACCCGCGACGAGAAGCGGGCGGCCGCCGCCCACAGGCTGGCGCCGCAGGCGCGGATCCTCCCGGGTCTCGACGCGGCAGCGGCCCTGGATGCCGACACGGCGGTGGTGGTCACGCCGCCGTCGAGTCACCTCACGGTCGCGTCGGCGCTGGCCGAACGTGGCCTGGACCTGGTGATCGACAAACCGCTGGCGGCCTCGTTGCCCGATGCGCAGGCGATCGTGGAGATGGCGGAGCGAACCGGTGTGCGGGCCGCGGTCACGCTGCAACACCGCTACAAGGAGGCGGCGCGCCGCGCCCGGCAACTTCTCGCGGACGGCGCGATCGGCACCCTCCGATCGGCGACCGTCACCGCCGCGCTGTGGCGGCCGGACTCCTACTACGGCGAAGCCGGGCGCGGCACCTGGGACCGCGACGGCGGCGGAGTGCTGATCACCCAGGCCATCCACACCCTCGACCTCTACCTGTCGCTGACCGGACCGGCGCGCAGGGTCGTGGCCGCGGCCTCCACCAGCCGTGGGCGACTCGAGGCCGAGGACACGATCCACCTGCTGATCGACCAGGGTTCACATGCGGCGTCGGTGACGGCGAGCACGGCGGCCTGGCCGGGCGGCGCCGAGACGATCCACCTCTTCGGCGACGCGGGACAGCTTCGGCTGGTGGGTGATTCGCTCATCCGGATCGGCGACGGCGAACACATGCTCGTCGGCGGGTCCGTCGACGCGTCCGGACCGGACCCGCTGTCGATGACGGCGTGGTTCCGGTCGCTGTACGAGGACGTCTTCACCAGCTGGGCCGCGGGCACGGCGCCCCTGTGCGACGCCGGGTCCGGATTGCCCGTGCAGTCGGTGATCGACGCCGCCTACCGGTCCGCCACGGCCGGCACGATGCCGGAAATCGTCTCCGAGGAAAGGGAAAACGCATGTCAGTCTTGA
- a CDS encoding LacI family DNA-binding transcriptional regulator — translation MADQTRVPASRRVTINTVAKAAGVSIATVSRVMSGSTSVTPDLAARVLEVADELSYRPSTAARGLVLGSLRNMGVILPDLANAYFFDVVKQMHHGATADGYRMLVADYSGDAADELATALDLLGQVDGLVLLSSRIPTSGLKELARQATPVLLVNRVELGVDLPMVAVDNFTPMMELCGHLAKLGHRRIVYVKGSDLAWQNRERWRAIEMAKVLGIEATAVPSDGTIEGGYDVVEEALTHEPTALVCFNDLTALGVISKLRERGLRVPEDISVTGFDDIDMARHLAPRLTTVVSPKIDLGDQAWSLMRAALNNETTTSPPLISAEVVIRESTGPAPG, via the coding sequence ATGGCTGATCAGACCCGAGTGCCCGCAAGTCGTCGCGTCACGATAAACACCGTAGCGAAGGCCGCCGGCGTCTCGATCGCCACCGTCTCCCGCGTCATGAGCGGCAGCACGTCGGTGACCCCGGACCTCGCGGCACGAGTCCTCGAGGTTGCCGACGAGCTGTCCTACCGGCCCAGTACTGCCGCCCGCGGACTCGTCCTCGGGTCGCTGCGAAACATGGGCGTGATCCTGCCCGACCTGGCGAACGCGTACTTCTTCGACGTCGTCAAGCAGATGCACCACGGGGCCACCGCCGACGGATATCGCATGCTCGTCGCCGACTACTCCGGTGACGCGGCCGACGAACTCGCCACCGCGCTCGACCTGCTCGGCCAGGTCGACGGCCTCGTGCTGCTCTCGTCGAGGATTCCGACGAGCGGACTGAAGGAACTCGCCAGGCAGGCGACTCCGGTCCTGCTCGTCAACCGGGTGGAGCTGGGGGTCGATCTCCCCATGGTCGCGGTCGACAACTTCACGCCGATGATGGAGCTGTGCGGGCACCTCGCGAAGCTCGGCCACCGCCGGATCGTCTACGTCAAGGGCTCGGATCTGGCCTGGCAGAACCGTGAGCGGTGGCGGGCCATCGAAATGGCGAAGGTGCTCGGGATCGAGGCGACCGCGGTGCCGTCGGACGGAACCATCGAGGGTGGCTACGACGTGGTGGAAGAGGCGCTCACACACGAGCCGACCGCCCTCGTCTGCTTCAACGACCTGACGGCGCTCGGCGTCATCTCCAAACTGCGGGAGCGGGGACTCCGTGTCCCCGAGGACATTTCGGTCACCGGATTCGACGACATCGACATGGCACGGCACCTGGCGCCGCGCCTGACCACGGTGGTGAGCCCGAAGATCGACCTGGGCGACCAGGCGTGGTCGCTGATGCGCGCCGCCCTGAACAACGAGACCACCACGTCTCCGCCGCTGATCTCCGCGGAGGTCGTCATTCGCGAGTCGACGGGGCCCGCGCCGGGCTGA
- a CDS encoding pyridoxamine 5'-phosphate oxidase family protein encodes MSLSVSEREQFLSEPHIAALSVSAGESRGPLTVPIWYQYAPGGDLWVLTGAGSEKARLIEAAGRFTMMVERVDPTVRYVSVEGAVTRTVPGTDAQLREITERYLAPEKVDAYLDFARAELGEQVAIYLRPERWLSADMGSV; translated from the coding sequence ATGTCATTGTCTGTGTCCGAGCGCGAACAGTTCCTGTCCGAGCCGCACATCGCGGCGCTGTCGGTTTCCGCTGGTGAGAGCCGCGGACCTCTGACGGTCCCGATCTGGTATCAATACGCCCCGGGAGGTGATCTGTGGGTACTGACCGGCGCCGGTTCGGAGAAGGCGCGCCTGATCGAGGCGGCCGGGCGATTCACGATGATGGTCGAACGGGTCGACCCCACCGTCCGGTACGTCTCCGTCGAGGGCGCGGTGACGCGGACGGTCCCGGGAACCGACGCCCAGTTACGGGAGATCACCGAGCGTTACCTCGCGCCGGAGAAGGTCGACGCGTACCTCGACTTCGCCAGGGCCGAACTCGGCGAGCAGGTCGCCATCTACCTCCGCCCCGAGCGCTGGCTGTCGGCGGACATGGGTTCCGTCTGA